A single region of the Eremothecium gossypii ATCC 10895 chromosome V, complete sequence genome encodes:
- a CDS encoding AER194Wp (NOHBY523; No homolog in Saccharomyces cerevisiae; Syntenic homolog of Kluyveromyces lactis KLLA0E11957g) — protein MGAVELLRMSLRKCRLRSVCRRWLKEHFLAMSVWVAQWAKLCISCSMLLTLLLGYPALGTNRGAHCASGGYLSAVGQEREHPASSANSTFAQFLFRANDNSNVLSKGFLVETLAFQQRLLQDADSAPSFSKHSIFGLWGDDMEKLQLDEEPVYTVNQHWNEMPQSLLQGVMHVNSYISSAQSLSLMLLMQGGNPDRRALLDRNIKALKSVSNLTKFYLFDDAPATVASGPGDANRLLLRFTLVPLTWLDYCWIALAYIAIFAYLIYAIMLYPITKTRISLFMAVLCQYSLVLASSKTLACFLNQKATENTPWMLLYIPVLIVFCSNTVDLLFSSLGTKCTLPPAFKLRKKRLQAHKLTENKESVNQKNFFESVADSHTKSFFTLVICVLMIYMFFPFSRKTSCFISIALFTNYLLNLLSLSAILSIEQRRLTLRNNLFAKENDGILDVSLDDGYVKVNFARWWSHIIENNRVAGALWFSKSAVLLAVYFMLFNWRFSDIRSSTSICDMFKAKTSILNGVNPFYPGFLIDEAYVAREIMRSLAHTGARNSEKILYTLAIERPIFVVKDVIGNFTHDDFYAILQSFNSSMIFSYKFDGYYFLELFLSLLLIGSFSLFLLQLMSQSIESESTLSYGYSELETTKGTRGSVGLLANAIPGADDDVEGADIFHAKELAQYGHILDITYIATSASPFIVSIGMDHKVFVWSPAAKPLPKPLPLPLDRSFRYISHASISNSGLYIAIFNNFGKVTCWSRCRMDFIWTIDLREPVVTLEAFFRSRTMPTMMRKRMMRGSTEVRTPTSNYNTANNSTSRAPVSRRNSIRSITSIGTGSAAAVDSSYENPTTFFSSEELYGEDEFVFVTTTGKMYMVDIEGHMTIEQLTDGLTPVKSCKELQSPRVNDRLVLCDTGGKIYVSTVVNNAWRTKVLTIKSSFSYTNAPQGQKQEPEGQHQSILASGNALSGYANNLGDSDNTLLLVPFIGFIGRTQGSYIELVDAQTGTFIRHFKIGNFKPSSIKIFHDQPTHCKFCGSASVAFFAIAYTDKESSDFVMHVYQLESRTKNSICLRVERDPREIRCLGLESVTEKVHYVPDVEDWDVADNNAVLGIRRKPEAIERFSAGSTSLCRSRLEVCSRKNTYQRGTKTAGSKAQPGSSFSIHNIWEGWTITPSGQVAYYEIPMGTNGLIVNKIGTLKKFGNKSIVVAFGNIMKMFYLGKEELIFPVDGVSSSEEETGLKFVNKRRDRLNRKVFISPNYNRIDAIKLEH, from the coding sequence ATGGGGGCGGTTGAGCTTCTTCGAATGAGCCTGCGCAAGTGCAGGCTGCGGTCGGTGTGTCGTCGGTGGTTAAAGGAGCATTTTCTGGCGATGTCCGTGTGGGTAGCGCAGTGGGCCAAGCTGTGTATCTCGTGCTCGATGTTGctgacgctgctgctggggTATCCTGCGCTGGGGACGAATCGCGGGGCGCACTGCGCCTCAGGCGGGTACCTGTCTGCGGTCGGGCAGGAGCGGGAGCACCCGGCTTCGAGTGCCAACTCCACGTTTGCCCAGTTCCTGTTCCGGGCGAACGACAACTCCAACGTGCTGTCGAAGGGGTTCCTTGTCGAGACACTGGCGttccagcagcgcctcctGCAGGATGCGGACTCCGCGCCTTCGTTCTCGAAGCACTCGATATTTGGCCTGTGGGGCGATGACATGGAGAAACTGCAGCTCGACGAGGAACCCGTGTACACCGTGAACCAGCATTGGAACGAGATGCCCCAGAGCCTGCTGCAAGGGGTGATGCATGTTAATAGCTATATCTCATCTGCACAGAGCCTCAGCCTGATGCTGCTGATGCAGGGGGGCAATCCCGACCGCCGCGCACTTCTGGATAGAAACATAAAAGCCTTGAAATCCGTTTCGAATCTGACCAAGTTCTATCTGTTTGACGACGCCCCGGCGACTGTTGCGAGCGGGCCTGGCGACGCGAACCGGCTGCTCCTGCGATTTACGTTAGTGCCGCTTACATGGCTCGATTACTGCTGGATTGCTTTGGCATATATCGCGATCTTCGCTTATCTTATTTATGCGATCATGCTATATCCGATAACCAAGACGCGGATTAGCCTTTTCATGGCAGTGCTCTGCCAGTATTCCCTTGTACTTGCGTCGTCCAAAACTTTAGCTTGCTTTCTGAATCAGAAGGCCACGGAGAACACACCCTGGATGCTTCTTTACATCCCTGTGTTAATCGTATTCTGCTCGAACACCGTTGACCTTCTGTTTTCTTCCCTTGGGACTAAATGCACGCTACCACCCGCGTTCAAATTGCGCAAGAAACGTTTGCAAGCTCACAAGCTTACCGAGAATAAAGAATCCGTCAACCAAAAGAACTTTTTCGAGAGTGTCGCTGATTCGCACACTAAATCCTTTTTTACATTGGTCATATGTGTTCTAATGATTTATATGTTTTTCCCCTTCAGTCGAAAGACTTCATGTTTCATCAGCATCGCCCTGTTTACCAACTATCTGCTAAATCTTCTATCATTGTCAGCGATTTTAAGCATCGAACAGCGACGGTTGACCTTGCGCAACAATCTTTTTGCGAAAGAAAACGACGGTATACTTGATGTATCTTTGGATGACGGATATGTGAAGGTGAATTTTGCAAGATGGTGGTCCCATATTATTGAAAACAACCGGGTTGCGGGAGCGCTGTGGTTCTCAAAGTCTGCAGTGTTACTTGCAGTGTATTTCATGTTATTCAATTGGCGCTTTAGTGATATTCGCTCTTCGACTTCCATCTGCGATATGTTCAAGGCCAAAACTTCAATACTAAATGGTGTTAATCCATTCTATCCAGGGTTCCTAATTGATGAAGCGTATGTTGCGAGAGAGATTATGCGTTCATTGGCACACACCGGTGCACGAAATTCCGAGAAGATATTATACACCCTTGCCATTGAACGGCCTATATTTGTAGTTAAAGATGTCATTGGAAATTTTACGCATGACGATTTCTACGCTATCTTACAATCCTTCAACTCCTCAATGATCTTCTCATACAAGTTTGATGGTTATTACTTTCTGGAACTATTCCTCAGTTTACTATTAATTGGCTCGTTTTCCTTGTTTTTATTACAACTAATGTCGCAAAGTATAGAAAGCGAGTCAACGCTAAGCTACGGGTATTCAGAACTCGAGACGACAAAGGGTACTAGAGGGTCTGTTGGGCTGCTAGCTAATGCAATTCCGGGAGCGGACGATGATGTAGAGGGCGCTGACATTTTCCATGCAAAGGAGTTGGCGCAATATGGCCATATACTTGATATCACATATATCGCTACCTCTGCTTCTCCATTCATTGTCTCAATTGGGATGGACCACAAGGTATTTGTGTGGTCGCCTGCTGCAAAACCTTTACCTAAACCATTACCTTTGCCGCTTGATCGCAGTTTCAGATATATCTCACATGCTTCTATTTCAAACAGTGGCCTTTATATTGCCATATTTAACAATTTTGGAAAGGTCACTTGTTGGTCCAGGTGTCGGATGGATTTCATATGGACTATAGATCTCCGGGAACCTGTTGTCACTCTAGAAGCCTTTTTTAGGAGTCGAACTATGCCTACTATGATGCGAAAAAGAATGATGCGTGGCTCTACTGAAGTTCGCACACCGACATCGAACTACAACACAGCTAATAACTCAACTTCTCGCGCTCCAGTTAGCCGACGTAATAGCATTAGGTCAATTACATCGATAGGGACTGGaagcgcagcagctgttgACTCTAGTTACGAGAACCCAACTACCTTTTTCAGCAGCGAGGAACTGTATGGTGAAGATGAATTCGTTTTCGTAACTACTACTGGTAAGATGTACATGGTGGATATCGAAGGGCACATGACAATAGAGCAACTGACTGATGGATTGACCCCCGTTAAATCATGTAAAGAGTTGCAATCACCTAGGGTTAATGATAGATTGGTCTTATGCGATACTGGTGGCAAGATTTACGTTTCAACTGTTGTGAACAATGCATGGCGTACCAAGGTTCTCACCATCAAATCTAGCTTCTCCTATACCAATGCACCACAGGGTCAGAAACAGGAACCAGAAGGACAACATCAATCCATACTTGCATCGGGCAATGCTTTATCTGGATACGCCAATAATTTGGGTGACTCTGATAATACCCTTTTACTTGTTCCATTTATCGGCTTTATAGGCCGAACACAAGGAAGCTATATTGAGTTAGTTGATGCGCAAACAGGCACTTTTATACGTCACTTCAAAATTGGTAATTTCAAACCATCTAGCATCAAGATATTTCATGATCAGCCAACTCATTGCAAGTTCTGTGGAAGTGCTTCTGTGGCTTTTTTTGCAATTGCGTATACTGACAAAGAGAGCAGTGATTTTGTCATGCATGTATATCAATTGGAGAGCAGGACAAAAAACAGCATTTGCCTACGTGTTGAACGTGATCCAAGGGAGATCCGTTGTCTAGGTCTGGAATCCGTTACTGAGAAGGTACATTATGTTCCGGATGTCGAGGATTGGGATGTAGCTGACAATAATGCAGTATTGGGAATCAGGCGCAAACCGGAGGCAATAGAACGTTTTTCCGCAGGCTCTACGTCTTTGTGTAGATCACGTTTGGAAGTTTGCTCGAGGAAAAACACGTACCAACGCGGTACTAAGACGGCCGGGTCAAAAGCTCAACCTGGTAGTTCATTCAGTATCCACAATATATGGGAAGGATGGACCATTACTCCAAGTGGGCAGGTTGCATATTACGAGATACCGATGGGTACAAATGGCCTTATTGTCAATAAAATTGGTACCTTGAAGAAGTTTGGTAATAAATCCATTGTCGTGGCATTCGGTAACATTATGAAGATGTTTTATCTCGGAAAAGAGGAGCTGATCTTTCCAGTTGATGGCGTCAGCTCTAGTGAAGAGGAAACCGGGTTAAAGTTTGTTAATAAGCGAAGAGATAGACTTAATCGCAAAGTATTCATTTCCCCAAATTATAATAGAATCGATGCTATCAAGTTGGAACATTAG
- the RVS161 gene encoding amphiphysin-like protein RVS161 (Syntenic homolog of Saccharomyces cerevisiae YCR009C (RVS161)), translating to MSWEGFKKAINRAGNSVIIKNVDKTVDKDYDLEERRYRVLERAGRELQKEAKGYLDSLRAVTASQVTIAEVISSLYDDSKAAGGGGYNVGNYYLQCVRDFDTETVKQLDGPFRETVLDPISKFALYFEEIEGAIKKRDHKKQDYDAAKARVRRLVDKPAKDATKLPRAEKELALAKDVFESLNEQLKTELPQLVALRVPYYDPSFEALVKIQLRFCTEGYTRLAQIQQYLDQQSRDDYANGLLDERIEQLLQQMTNLNICALGHK from the coding sequence ATGTCGTGGGAGGGCTTCAAGAAGGCCATCAATCGGGCCGGCAATAGTGTGATCATCAAGAACGTGGACAAGACCGTGGACAAGGACTATGACCTGGAGGAGCGGCGGTACCGGGTGCTGGAGCGCGCGGGCCGCGAGCTGCAGAAGGAGGCCAAGGGCTACCTGGACTCGCTGCGGGCGGTGACGGCGTCGCAGGTGACGATCGCGGAGGTGATCTCGAGTCTGTACGACGACTCGAAGGCGGCGGGTGGGGGCGGGTACAACGTGGGCAACTACTACCTGCAGTGCGTGCGGGACTTCGACACGGAGACGGTGAAGCAGCTGGACGGGCCGTTCCGCGAGACGGTGCTGGACCCGATCTCGAAGTTCGCACTGTACTTCGAGGAGATCGAGGGCGCGATCAAGAAGCGCGACCACAAGAAGCAGGACTACGACGCGGCCAAGGCGCgggtgcggcggctggTGGACAAGCCGGCGAAGGACGCGACGAAGCTGCCGCGTGCGGAGaaggagctggcgctggcgaAGGACGTGTTCGAGAGCCTGAACGAGCAGCTGAAGACGGAGCTGCCACAGCTGGTCGCGCTGCGCGTGCCGTACTACGACCCGAGCTTCGAGGCGCTGGTCAAGATCCAGCTGCGCTTCTGTACGGAGGGCTACAcgcggctggcgcagatCCAGCAGTACCTGGACCAGCAGTCACGTGACGACTACGCGAACGGCCTGCTGGACGAGCGCatcgagcagctgctgcagcagatgACGAACCTGAACATCTGCGCGCTGGGCCACAAGTAG
- the ADY2 gene encoding Ady2p (Syntenic homolog of Saccharomyces cerevisiae YCR010C (ADY2) and YNR002C (ATO2)) codes for MASDRMEEYDIDNRLAKTTAPPGTPDSKGSGEHVERIRTAGEHNEYIYIGRQKFLKSDLYEAFGGTLNPGLAPAPAHKFANPAPLGLSAFALTTFVLSMYNCGARGVAVPNVAVALAMFYGGLVQLAAGMWEMAMENTFGATALSSYGGFWLSYGAINIPWFGVKDAYAASEAQLVDAIGIYLLAWAIFTYMLTMLTLKSTLAFFSLFFLLGTTFLLLAIAEFARSDRVKRAAGVVGVIVAFIAWYNAYAGIASRENAYIMARPIPLPRNQKWW; via the coding sequence ATGGCCTCCGATCGCATGGAAGAATACGACATCGACAACCGCCTCGCCAAGACGACGGCGCCGCCCGGCACACCCGACTCCAAGGGCAGCGGCGAGCACGTCGAGCGCATCCGCACCGCCGGTGAGCACAACGAGTACATCTACATCGGGCGTCAGAAGTTCCTCAAGTCCGACCTTTACGAGGCCTTCGGCGGCACCCTCAACCCCGGCctcgcgcccgcgcccgcccaCAAGTTCGCCAACCCCGCGCCGCTCGGCCTCTCCGCCTTCGCCTTGACGACCTTCGTGTTGTCCATGTACAACTgcggcgcccgcggcgtGGCCGTCCCCAACGTCGCCGTCGCCCTCGCCATGTTCTACGGCGGCCTCGTCCAGCTTGCCGCCGGCATGTGGGAGATGGCCATGGAAAACACCTTCGGCGCCACCGCCCTCAGCTCCTACGGCGGCTTCTGGCTCTCCTACGGCGCCATCAACATCCCGTGGTTCGGCGTCAAGGACGCCTACGCCGCCTCTGAGGCCCAGCTCGTCGACGCCATAGGCATCTACCTTTTGGCCTGGGCCATTTTCACCTACATGCTCACCATGTTGACCCTCAAGTCCACGCTCGCCTTCTTCTCGCTCTTCTTTTTGTTGGGCACCACCTTTTTGCTTCTCGCCATTGCGGAGTTCGCGCGCAGCGACAGGGTCaagcgcgccgccggcgtgGTCGGCGTGATCGTGGCCTTTATTGCCTGGTACAACGCCTATGCCGGTATCGCCTCCCGCGAAAACGCCTACATCATGGCGCGCCCAATCCCGCTCCCCAGAAACCAAAAGTGGTGGTAG
- the SAT4 gene encoding serine/threonine protein kinase SAT4 (Syntenic homolog of Saccharomyces cerevisiae YCR008W (SAT4)), giving the protein MGTSSAVLAPQAQRPRKNTLSSKLGKLFGGPRGARDVGSSPVTLCGTPSPAASGASMGAPTRPLSPPSSAGARDDGQSVRSAGSRGSEGTRESGGSGRTSPAASRASPTAAAQASGRFVVHEDGTHEHSLKNAKRQEKLSSMIRNMLGAQKLRGEAKSAVPEILLGAKKPGAAEGDLPTLFSGLFSQTAQDSDGLRTPHRPTPDPDAPAAGKDYLSFAEKYGRCQEVIGKGAFGVVRICHKKDANGTEALYAVKEFKKRPSEDQEKYSRRLTSEFCLSSSLKHTNIINTLDLFQDAKGDYCEVMEYCSGGDLFSLIVTAGKLEYMEADCFFKQMIRGVVYMHDMGVCHRDLKPENLILTANGVLKITDFGNGECFRMAWEKDIHLSGGVCGSSPYIAPEEYSMEEFDPRPVDIWACGTIYMAMRTGRQLWRTAQKEDEFYARYLRGRKDEAGYEPIEQLKRARCRNVIYSILDPVPSRRINGKQILNSEWGREIKCCVDSHPLH; this is encoded by the coding sequence CCCCGGCGGCGTCGGGGGCGTCGATGGGGGCGCCGACACGGCCGCTGTCGCCGCCGAGCTCGGCGGGGGCGCGGGACGACGGGCAGTCGGTGCGGTCGGCGGGATCGCGGGGGTCGGAGGGCACGCGGGAGtcgggcggcagcgggcGCACGAGCCCCGCGGCGAGCCGCGCGTCGCCGACGGCTGCGGCGCAGGCGTCGGGGCGGTTTGTGGTGCACGAGGACGGCACGCACGAGCACAGCTTGAAGAACGCGAAGCGGCAGGAGAAGCTCTCGTCGATGATCCGCAACATGCTCGGGGCGCAGAAGCTCCGGGGCGAGGCGAAGTCCGCGGTGCCGGAGATCCTCCTGGGCGCCAAGAAgccgggcgcggcggagggCGACCTCCCGACGTTGTTTTCGGGGCTGTTCAGCCAGACGGCCCAGGACAGCGACGGGCTGCGCACGCCGCACCGGCCGACGCCAGACCCGGacgcgccggcggcgggcaAGGACTACCTCTCCTTTGCGGAGAAGTACGGCCGCTGCCAGGAGGTGATCGGCAAGGGCGCTTTCGGCGTGGTGCGCATCTGCCACAAGAAGGACGCGAACGGCACCGAGGCACTCTACGCGGTGAAGGAGTTCAAGAAGCGGCCCTCGGAGGACCAGGAGAAGTACTCGCGCAGGCTCACGTCGGAGTTCTGCCTTTCCTCGTCGTTGAAGCACACGAACATCATCAACACGCTCGATTTGTTCCAGGACGCCAAGGGCGACTACTGCGAGGTGATGGAGTACTGCTCGGGCGGCGACCTCTTCTCGCTCATCGTCACTGCAGGCAAGCTTGAGTACATGGAGGCGGATTGCTTTTTCAAGCAGATGATCAGAGGCGTGGTCTACATGCACGACATGGGCGTCTGCCACCGCGACTTGAAACCGGAAAACCTAATTCTCACCGCGAATGGTGTGCTTAAGATTACCGACTTTGGCAATGGAGAGTGCTTCAGGATGGCCTGGGAGAAGGATATCCACTTGAGCGGTGGGGTGTGTGGCTCGAGCCCATACATCGCGCCAGAGGAGTACTCGATGGAGGAGTTTGATCCGCGTCCCGTGGACATATGGGCCTGTGGCACGATATACATGGCGATGCGGACGGGGCGCCAGCTCTGGCGAACCGCGCAGAAAGAGGATGAATTTTATGCGCGATACCTACGGGGTCGCAAGGATGAAGCTGGATATGAGCCCATCGAGCAGCTAAAAAGGGCTCGGTGCAGGAACGTAATATATTCGATATTGGATCCGGTTCCCAGTCGAAGAATTAACGGGAAACAAATATTGAACAGCGAATGGGGACGAGAAATCAAGTGTTGTGTTGACAGTCACCCGCTTCACTAA
- the RPC34 gene encoding DNA-directed RNA polymerase III subunit C34 (Syntenic homolog of Saccharomyces cerevisiae YNR003C (RPC34)) has product MNSLIQNNIKLSDTAQELHDKMIGMQPGTLFSQQELQAMIGSPSLSNLMAHAQELLDKNLIRLVKQNNELRFQAVNVSEAQKKSGMSSDEALVYSYIEASGREGIWTKTIKAKTNLHQHVVLKCLKSLESQRYVKSVKSVKYPTRKIYMLYNLQPSIDVTGGPWFTDSELDVEFINSLLTIVWRHTSERTYPNGFNNFGTGRDKEVLYTHTVKNYSTTEEILKFISAARVSTVELSKSDIRSLCEVLVYDGKLEKVAFDCYRVTLQSVLQMTQPAGGEPGAGVADQDFSVFDYASVISPSAGDKEAVYIDEWNL; this is encoded by the coding sequence ATGAACTCGCTTATCCAGAACAACATCAAGCTCTCGGACACTGCGCAGGAGCTGCACGACAAAATGATCGGCATGCAGCCCGGCACGCTGTTCTCGCAGCAGGAGCTACAGGCTATGATCGGATCACCATCGCTCAGCAACCTCATGGCCCACGCACAGGAGCTGCTCGACAAGAACCTGATCCGGCTGGTCAAGCAGAACAATGAGTTGCGCTTTCAGGCCGTCAACGTGTCCGAGGCACAGAAGAAATCCGGTATGTCCTCCGACGAGGCCCTTGTCTACTCCTACATCGAGGCCAGCGGGCGCGAAGGCATCTGGACTAAGACAATCAAGGCAAAAACGAACCTGCACCAGCACGTGGTGCTGAAGTGCCTGAAATCGCTCGAGTCACAGCGCTATGTGAAGTCCGTTAAAAGTGTAAAGTACCCCACCCGCAAGATTTACATGCTGTACAACCTTCAGCCGTCGATCGACGTCACTGGGGGGCCCTGGTTTACCGATAGCGAATTGGATGTCGAATTTATCAACAGTCTGCTGACCATCGTGTGGCGCCACACCTCCGAGCGGACTTACCCTAACGGTTTCAATAACTTCGGCACTGGGCGGGACAAGGAAGTGCTGTACACGCACACGGTAAAAAACTACTCCACCACGGAAGAAATCCTGAAATTCATCAGCGCCGCACGGGTCTCGACCGTGGAGTTGTCAAAGTCCGATATTCGGTCGCTCTGCGAAGTTCTTGTGTACGACGGCAAGCTGGAGAAGGTGGCCTTTGACTGCTACCGTGTCACGCTGCAGAGCGTGCTCCAAATGACGCAACCCGCCGGTGGCGAGCCCGGCGCCGGCGTGGCGGACCAGGACTTTTCCGTCTTCGACTATGCCAGTGTAATCTCGCCCTCCGCTGGCGACAAGGAGGCAGTGTATATCGATGAGTGGAATCTGTAG